TATTTTACGCCAGTTCAACAGGAAACACCGAAGATGCGGCAAAAGAAATTAAAGATAAGTTTCAAGGTGTTGAAATATCTTTACATAATATAGCCGATACGACGGACAACGAGATGCAAAACTATACACACTTAATCCTTGGCGTATCAACTTGGGGAGAAGGTGATTTGCAAGATGACTGGGAAGAATATATAGACAACTTAAACAGCGAAAATCTAAATAATAAAACAGTAGCCTTATTTGGTCTTGGTGATCAAGAGGAGTATTGTGACAACTACTTGGATGCTATGGGGACTATATACGACAAAGTGGTAGATTCTGGTGCTACGGTAGTCGGTTCATGGCCTAGTGACGAGTATGAGCACGATGATTCAAAAGCAATTAGAGACGGAGAATTTGTCGGTTTAGCATTAGATGCGGACAATCAAGACGACATGACGACAGAGCGTATAGAGGCTTGGATTGAGCTAATAAAACCTTATTTTATAAAATAAGGTTTTCTCCGCAATACAATGCGACTAAGTTGCATTTAGATAAGTTTATTTAAAGAAAAAAGTTTGTATCATTCGCATTCATAGCTACAAGGAAACAAAGTGAAAACGAGTGAACCAACAGGAAAGATAGAAAAATCCAACGAAGCAAAACTTCCTACAAAATATGGAAATTTCACCATTAAAATTTATAAACAAGCCAATCAAGAACATATGGTTTTTATGAGTGAAAATTTTCATAAACTAAAAACGCCTAACGTCAGAATTCACTCAGAGTGTTTAACGGGGGATACTTTTGGAAGTTTAAAATGTGATTGTCAAAATCAGCTTAGCCTAGCAATAAAATATATAGCAAAAGAAGGCGGCATGATTATTTACCACAGACAAGAAGGCAGAAATATAGGACTTTTAAACAAAGTAAACGCATATGCATTACAAGATTTGGGACGTGATACTATAGAAGCAAATTTGGAACTAGGCTTTGAAGAAGATGAAAGAGACTATAGTATAGTAAAAGAAATTTTTAACGACCTTAAGCTAAAAGATATACAACTTATAACAAACAACCCCGATAAAATAGCTTATGTTGAGAGTCTAGGTGTGAACATAATATCAAGAATACCTTCAATAGCACCCGTAAATTCTTACAATAACGAATACATAAATGTTAAAAAAGAACATATGGGGCATCTGCTATAAAAATAATAGGCTAAAAAAGATATACTTTACGGTATGAAAATACTAGATATAAATAAATATGCTCC
The genomic region above belongs to Sulfurimonas lithotrophica and contains:
- a CDS encoding flavodoxin produces the protein MQKIGLFYASSTGNTEDAAKEIKDKFQGVEISLHNIADTTDNEMQNYTHLILGVSTWGEGDLQDDWEEYIDNLNSENLNNKTVALFGLGDQEEYCDNYLDAMGTIYDKVVDSGATVVGSWPSDEYEHDDSKAIRDGEFVGLALDADNQDDMTTERIEAWIELIKPYFIK
- the ribA gene encoding GTP cyclohydrolase II translates to MKTSEPTGKIEKSNEAKLPTKYGNFTIKIYKQANQEHMVFMSENFHKLKTPNVRIHSECLTGDTFGSLKCDCQNQLSLAIKYIAKEGGMIIYHRQEGRNIGLLNKVNAYALQDLGRDTIEANLELGFEEDERDYSIVKEIFNDLKLKDIQLITNNPDKIAYVESLGVNIISRIPSIAPVNSYNNEYINVKKEHMGHLL